A single window of Thalassoroseus pseudoceratinae DNA harbors:
- the glgX gene encoding glycogen debranching protein GlgX: MRVWPGRPSPLGATYDGQGVNFAVFSEHATRVELCLFDSVSSQRESHCIPLAEQTDIVWHGYLPDVKPGQLYGYRIHGPYAPEHGHRFNANKIVLDPYAKAIGRDIRWSDKMFGYRIGDPAGDLSFDDRDNADCAPLGVVTNPKFRWGKDKRPRTPWHRTIIYEAHVRGMTMRHPEVPEHLRGTYAGLASKPIIKYLKDLGVTAVELMPVHHCVNDRHLVENGLSNYWGYNTMSFFAPEQRFAATKSPRNAIREFKKMVKKMHAAGIEVILDVVYNHTGEGNHNGPTISLRGLDNASYYRTVPGNERYYMDYTGCGNTLNMQSPRVLQLIMDSLRYWVLEMRVDGFRFDLCSALARELHEVDKLGAFFDIIHQDPVLSNVKLIAEPWDLGEGGYQVGNFPVLWTEWNGRYRDTVRSFWRGDGHAVSEFATRLCGSSDLYEHSGRRPYASINFVTSHDGFSLNDLVSYNHKHNLANQQNGEDGDNHNISWNCGAEGPTDDEEIVRLRTRQMRNFLTTLLLSQGVPMIRMGDEFAHSQGGNNNAYCQDNEISWLDWELTEPQNELLQFVQRVIKFWRDQPVFKRRHFFQGREIRGTDATDIQWIAPDGREMTDRDWQAASARCLGLQLEGEMMHETDEKGRPIVGQTILLLMNAHHFDVNFVLPAHGPDEYWQATIDTQVQRPKKRWLPEGFEYHLEGRSMAVLELKRVRPQTLAKVAKWFKLEDKPESQTPNLRVARVGEDDDEEAA, translated from the coding sequence ATGCGGGTCTGGCCGGGGCGACCCTCACCTTTGGGGGCAACATACGACGGGCAAGGCGTCAATTTCGCCGTTTTCTCGGAACATGCAACACGGGTCGAACTTTGTCTGTTCGATTCGGTTTCGTCACAACGGGAAAGTCATTGTATCCCGTTGGCGGAGCAAACTGATATCGTTTGGCACGGCTATCTGCCGGATGTCAAACCAGGGCAGCTTTACGGCTACCGGATTCACGGGCCGTATGCGCCCGAGCACGGACACCGTTTCAATGCGAATAAAATCGTGTTGGACCCGTACGCGAAGGCGATCGGGCGGGATATCCGTTGGTCCGACAAGATGTTCGGTTACCGAATTGGCGATCCGGCTGGCGATTTGTCTTTCGACGACCGCGACAACGCCGATTGCGCTCCCTTGGGTGTGGTGACGAACCCGAAGTTTCGCTGGGGCAAAGACAAACGCCCCCGCACACCGTGGCATCGCACGATCATCTACGAAGCCCACGTCCGGGGGATGACAATGCGTCACCCGGAAGTTCCTGAACATCTGCGGGGAACGTACGCGGGGTTGGCGTCGAAACCGATCATCAAATACCTGAAAGACTTAGGCGTCACTGCCGTCGAATTGATGCCGGTGCATCATTGTGTGAACGATCGGCATTTGGTCGAGAACGGTCTGAGTAACTATTGGGGTTACAACACGATGTCGTTCTTCGCACCGGAGCAGCGATTCGCCGCGACCAAGTCTCCCCGGAATGCGATCCGGGAATTCAAGAAGATGGTCAAGAAAATGCACGCCGCGGGAATCGAAGTGATTCTCGACGTGGTCTACAACCATACCGGCGAGGGCAACCACAACGGACCGACGATCTCGCTACGTGGGTTGGATAACGCCAGTTACTACCGCACCGTGCCCGGAAACGAGCGGTATTACATGGACTACACCGGCTGTGGCAACACGCTCAACATGCAATCGCCGCGTGTGTTGCAGCTCATCATGGATAGTCTGCGGTATTGGGTTTTGGAAATGCGGGTCGATGGGTTCCGATTCGACTTGTGTAGTGCTCTCGCACGGGAATTGCACGAAGTCGATAAACTCGGGGCGTTCTTCGATATTATCCATCAAGACCCGGTGCTCTCGAATGTGAAGCTCATCGCGGAGCCGTGGGATCTCGGTGAGGGCGGTTATCAGGTCGGGAATTTCCCGGTTCTGTGGACGGAATGGAACGGCCGATATCGTGATACCGTCCGTTCGTTTTGGCGAGGCGACGGACACGCCGTCAGCGAGTTTGCGACGCGACTGTGCGGGTCGAGTGACCTCTACGAACACAGCGGGCGTCGACCGTACGCGAGCATCAACTTTGTGACCAGTCATGATGGGTTCAGCCTGAACGATTTGGTCAGCTACAACCACAAACATAACCTCGCCAATCAGCAGAACGGTGAAGACGGCGATAACCACAACATCAGTTGGAACTGTGGTGCCGAAGGGCCGACCGATGACGAGGAAATTGTCCGGCTCCGTACGCGGCAGATGCGGAACTTCCTGACGACGCTTTTGCTTTCGCAGGGCGTGCCGATGATCCGTATGGGGGACGAGTTCGCCCATTCGCAAGGCGGCAACAACAACGCCTATTGCCAAGACAACGAAATCAGTTGGCTTGATTGGGAGTTGACCGAACCGCAGAATGAATTGCTTCAATTCGTACAACGAGTGATCAAGTTTTGGCGGGATCAGCCGGTATTCAAACGGCGACACTTCTTCCAAGGTCGGGAAATTCGCGGGACGGATGCGACGGACATTCAATGGATCGCGCCTGATGGGCGGGAGATGACCGATCGCGATTGGCAAGCGGCGAGTGCTCGCTGTCTCGGGTTGCAACTCGAAGGCGAGATGATGCACGAAACCGACGAAAAGGGCCGTCCGATCGTTGGGCAAACGATTTTGCTATTGATGAATGCCCATCATTTTGACGTCAATTTCGTGTTGCCGGCACACGGCCCCGACGAATATTGGCAAGCTACGATCGACACCCAAGTTCAGCGTCCGAAGAAACGCTGGTTGCCTGAGGGCTTCGAATATCATCTTGAGGGGCGTTCCATGGCGGTGTTGGAACTCAAGCGAGTCCGACCGCAAACGCTTGCCAAGGTTGCCAAGTGGTTCAAGCTCGAAGACAAACCCGAATCGCAAACGCCAAACCTCCGTGTCGCCCGAGTTGGTGAGGACGACGACGAAGAGGCGGCGTGA